The Thamnophis elegans isolate rThaEle1 chromosome Z, rThaEle1.pri, whole genome shotgun sequence genome contains a region encoding:
- the PRR14 gene encoding proline-rich protein 14 isoform X3, translating to MECTSNGGCSRLSTSEMTTRRRKIIFRRTAEEEGTPARLREPLDRGRDSLPLSEDEKWSPKKRQRLQQGSPPKADEGRDPCGGMGETLWDVASPIEKKQRKVLAIDLEDFSTTQVPEVPQRCSPLQRPALLPSKKLLQSSFGNETKVSWSRNRQDSTVCRSLLPKLGSRPCKEPQEQLAPMCQKLGEHRLSPPRCRESERLQAKRQRLQNGVPLINGREGTRATPEEEAHRPIPTLEDCQLTQAQQDAGVGQELLENFPPPCRSDHRELPHLPSSMKTPVSSDLHDQEHHTGPSSETSSSTSVSTLLRPSMVPHFRPWGLAPVFQSMRSKLEAFAEIFFSPSKPSLPPIERSPSPSPCPPANGDEAATTPSATPRPGVNIEVKIAISEPRPRKRSSCHEEEREEADRLVLRQRRHTVCSLEVSRELDHPTLPCLRKEVYPFSSPPARLLPRPLVHTTYCDPSSYSSLAPSCCHEPDPAHPRKASLSPDGGQKVPAVGLDMVASEPLMLSEDETKGSQENTLEKVSCIRIRKTPARHQANLTPMGLPRPVRLNKKVFSLEEIYTNKNYHTPTEKRSFETIFEVPLERKGTLVFTSQRKLKRAIQFQEVGLPRKQRKPHLRKGLRAKGKPAQSQSAKVEELLQQKLAELHYLSEEEEC from the exons ATGGAATGCACCTCTAATGGGGGTTGTTCACGATTGTCCACTTCTGAGATGACAACCAGGCGACGAAAAATCATATTCAG GCGTACAGCTGAGGAGGAGGGGACCCCTGCACGTCTTCGGGAGCCCCTGGACAGAGGCAGAGACTCACTCCCCTTAAGTGAGGATGAAAAGTGGTCACCCAAGAAGAGGCAGCGGCTCCAACAAGGCTCCCCACCAAAGGCAGATGAGGGCAGGGATCCTTGCGGTGGGATGGGAGAGACCCTGTGGGATGTGGCATCTCCCATAGAGAAGAAACAGCGAAAGGTGTTGGCTATTGATCTGGAAGACTTTTCCACAACCCAAGTGCCA GAGGTTCCACAAAGATGCTCCCCTTTACAAAGGCCTGCCTTGCTTCCGTCCAAAAAACTCCTCCAGTCCTCATTTGGGAATGAGACCAAAGTTTCCTGGTCAAGAAACAGACAGGATAGCACTGTGTGCAG ATCCCTTCTGCCTAAGCTGGGTTCTCGTCCCTGTAAAGAACCTCAGGAACAGTTGGCTCCCATGTGCCAGAAGTTGGGGGAACATAGACTCTCCCCCCCTCGCTGCCGTGAGTCAGAGCGCTTGCAAGCCAAGAGGCAGCGCCTGCAGAATGGAGTCCCTCTTataaatgggagagagggaacacGGGCCACTCCAGAAGAGGAGGCTCATCGGCCAATTCCCACTTTGGAGGATTGTCAGTTGACCCAAGCCCAG CAGGATGCTGGTGTTGGCCAGGAGCTTCTGGAGAACTTTCCACCTCCCTGCAG GAGTGATCATCGAGAATTGCCTCATCTGCCATCAAGCATGAAAACGCCAGTGTCTTCAGATCTACATGACCAGGAGCATCACACAG gTCCGTCCTCTGAAACATCCAGTTCTACCTCGGTTTCGACCCTCTTGCGTCCGTCCATGGTCCCGCATTTCAGGCCCTGGGGCTTGGCCCCAGTCTTCCAAAGCATGCGTTCGAAACTGGAAGCCTTTGCCGAGATCTTCTTCAGCCCGTCCAAACCATCCCTGCCGCCCATTGAAAGATCTCCGTCCCCATCACCGTGTCCTCCAGCAAATGGGGACGAAGCGGCAACAACTCCGTCGGCCACCCCTCGCCCGGGAGTCAATATCGAGGTGAAAATTGCCATTTCTGAACCACGTCCCCGCAAGAGGAGCTCTTGCCacgaagaagagagagaagaagctgACCGCCTGGTG CTGCGGCAACGCCGACACACGGTTTGCAGTCTGGAAGTATCTCGAGAACTGGACCATCCCACACTGCCCTGCCTGCGTAAGGAAGTGTACCCCTTCAGCAGCCCCCCTGCCCGCCTCTTGCCACGACCCTTGGTTCATACCACCTACTGTGATCCTTCCTCCTACTCTTCCCTGGCACCATCCTGCTGTCATGAACCTGACCCGGCACATCCCAG GAAGGCCTCCCTCTCCCCAGATGGTGGGCAAAAGGTACCTGCGGTTGGCCTAGATATGGTTGCATCAGAGCCGTTGATGCTTTCAGAAGATGAAACGAAG GGGTCCCAAGAGAACACATTAGAAAAAGTGTCCTGCATAAGAATCCGCAAGACCCCAGCCAGGCATCAAGCCAATCTCACCCCCATGGGGCTTCCCCGTCCAGTCAG gCTGAACAAGAAGGTGTTCAGTCTGGAGGAGATCTACACAAACAAGAACTATCATACACCTACAGAGAAGAG ATCATTTGAGACCATATTTGAGGTACCACTGGAACGCAAGGGAACCCTTGTCTTCACCAGCCAACGCAAGCTGAAGAGGGCAATTCAGTTCCAGGAGGTGGGCCTTCCCCGTAAGCAACGCAAACCCCATCTCCGGAAGGGACTTAGGGCAAAGGGAAAACCTGCCCAGTCCCAGTCCGCTAAAGTGGAGGAGTTGCTACAGCAAAAACTAGCTGAACTGCATTACCTCTCGGAGGAGGAAGAGTGTTGA
- the PRR14 gene encoding proline-rich protein 14 isoform X4, which translates to MECTSNGGCSRLSTSEMTTRRRKIIFRRTAEEEGTPARLREPLDRGRDSLPLSEDEKWSPKKRQRLQQGSPPKADEGRDPCGGMGETLWDVASPIEKKQRKVLAIDLEDFSTTQVPEVPQRCSPLQRPALLPSKKLLQSSFGNETKVSWSRNRQDSTVCRSLLPKLGSRPCKEPQEQLAPMCQKLGEHRLSPPRCRESERLQAKRQRLQNGVPLINGREGTRATPEEEAHRPIPTLEDCQLTQAQQDAGVGQELLENFPPPCRSDHRELPHLPSSMKTPVSSDLHDQEHHTGPSSETSSSTSVSTLLRPSMVPHFRPWGLAPVFQSMRSKLEAFAEIFFSPSKPSLPPIERSPSPSPCPPANGDEAATTPSATPRPGVNIEVKIAISEPRPRKRSSCHEEEREEADRLVVSGRPPIRQWRLSQGEPAPQPHLGRSYSCPDFPRACSWQSVSSVLSPLLQLRQRRHTVCSLEVSRELDHPTLPCLRKEVYPFSSPPARLLPRPLVHTTYCDPSSYSSLAPSCCHEPDPAHPRKASLSPDGGQKVPAVGLDMVASEPLMLSEDETKAEQEGVQSGGDLHKQELSYTYREEII; encoded by the exons ATGGAATGCACCTCTAATGGGGGTTGTTCACGATTGTCCACTTCTGAGATGACAACCAGGCGACGAAAAATCATATTCAG GCGTACAGCTGAGGAGGAGGGGACCCCTGCACGTCTTCGGGAGCCCCTGGACAGAGGCAGAGACTCACTCCCCTTAAGTGAGGATGAAAAGTGGTCACCCAAGAAGAGGCAGCGGCTCCAACAAGGCTCCCCACCAAAGGCAGATGAGGGCAGGGATCCTTGCGGTGGGATGGGAGAGACCCTGTGGGATGTGGCATCTCCCATAGAGAAGAAACAGCGAAAGGTGTTGGCTATTGATCTGGAAGACTTTTCCACAACCCAAGTGCCA GAGGTTCCACAAAGATGCTCCCCTTTACAAAGGCCTGCCTTGCTTCCGTCCAAAAAACTCCTCCAGTCCTCATTTGGGAATGAGACCAAAGTTTCCTGGTCAAGAAACAGACAGGATAGCACTGTGTGCAG ATCCCTTCTGCCTAAGCTGGGTTCTCGTCCCTGTAAAGAACCTCAGGAACAGTTGGCTCCCATGTGCCAGAAGTTGGGGGAACATAGACTCTCCCCCCCTCGCTGCCGTGAGTCAGAGCGCTTGCAAGCCAAGAGGCAGCGCCTGCAGAATGGAGTCCCTCTTataaatgggagagagggaacacGGGCCACTCCAGAAGAGGAGGCTCATCGGCCAATTCCCACTTTGGAGGATTGTCAGTTGACCCAAGCCCAG CAGGATGCTGGTGTTGGCCAGGAGCTTCTGGAGAACTTTCCACCTCCCTGCAG GAGTGATCATCGAGAATTGCCTCATCTGCCATCAAGCATGAAAACGCCAGTGTCTTCAGATCTACATGACCAGGAGCATCACACAG gTCCGTCCTCTGAAACATCCAGTTCTACCTCGGTTTCGACCCTCTTGCGTCCGTCCATGGTCCCGCATTTCAGGCCCTGGGGCTTGGCCCCAGTCTTCCAAAGCATGCGTTCGAAACTGGAAGCCTTTGCCGAGATCTTCTTCAGCCCGTCCAAACCATCCCTGCCGCCCATTGAAAGATCTCCGTCCCCATCACCGTGTCCTCCAGCAAATGGGGACGAAGCGGCAACAACTCCGTCGGCCACCCCTCGCCCGGGAGTCAATATCGAGGTGAAAATTGCCATTTCTGAACCACGTCCCCGCAAGAGGAGCTCTTGCCacgaagaagagagagaagaagctgACCGCCTGGTGGTGAGCGGGAGGCCCCCCATCCGCCAGTGGCGCTTGAGCCAAGGGGAGCCGGCTCCACAGCCCCACCTTGGACGTAGCTACTCCTGCCCTGATTTTCCTAGAGCCTGCTCTTGGCAAAGTGTCTCTTCGGTGCTTTCTCCATTGTTGCAGCTGCGGCAACGCCGACACACGGTTTGCAGTCTGGAAGTATCTCGAGAACTGGACCATCCCACACTGCCCTGCCTGCGTAAGGAAGTGTACCCCTTCAGCAGCCCCCCTGCCCGCCTCTTGCCACGACCCTTGGTTCATACCACCTACTGTGATCCTTCCTCCTACTCTTCCCTGGCACCATCCTGCTGTCATGAACCTGACCCGGCACATCCCAG GAAGGCCTCCCTCTCCCCAGATGGTGGGCAAAAGGTACCTGCGGTTGGCCTAGATATGGTTGCATCAGAGCCGTTGATGCTTTCAGAAGATGAAACGAAG gCTGAACAAGAAGGTGTTCAGTCTGGAGGAGATCTACACAAACAAGAACTATCATACACCTACAGAGAAGAG ATCATTTGA
- the PRR14 gene encoding proline-rich protein 14 isoform X1, translating to MECTSNGGCSRLSTSEMTTRRRKIIFRRTAEEEGTPARLREPLDRGRDSLPLSEDEKWSPKKRQRLQQGSPPKADEGRDPCGGMGETLWDVASPIEKKQRKVLAIDLEDFSTTQVPEVPQRCSPLQRPALLPSKKLLQSSFGNETKVSWSRNRQDSTVCRSLLPKLGSRPCKEPQEQLAPMCQKLGEHRLSPPRCRESERLQAKRQRLQNGVPLINGREGTRATPEEEAHRPIPTLEDCQLTQAQQDAGVGQELLENFPPPCRSDHRELPHLPSSMKTPVSSDLHDQEHHTGPSSETSSSTSVSTLLRPSMVPHFRPWGLAPVFQSMRSKLEAFAEIFFSPSKPSLPPIERSPSPSPCPPANGDEAATTPSATPRPGVNIEVKIAISEPRPRKRSSCHEEEREEADRLVVSGRPPIRQWRLSQGEPAPQPHLGRSYSCPDFPRACSWQSVSSVLSPLLQLRQRRHTVCSLEVSRELDHPTLPCLRKEVYPFSSPPARLLPRPLVHTTYCDPSSYSSLAPSCCHEPDPAHPRKASLSPDGGQKVPAVGLDMVASEPLMLSEDETKGSQENTLEKVSCIRIRKTPARHQANLTPMGLPRPVRLNKKVFSLEEIYTNKNYHTPTEKRSFETIFEVPLERKGTLVFTSQRKLKRAIQFQEVGLPRKQRKPHLRKGLRAKGKPAQSQSAKVEELLQQKLAELHYLSEEEEC from the exons ATGGAATGCACCTCTAATGGGGGTTGTTCACGATTGTCCACTTCTGAGATGACAACCAGGCGACGAAAAATCATATTCAG GCGTACAGCTGAGGAGGAGGGGACCCCTGCACGTCTTCGGGAGCCCCTGGACAGAGGCAGAGACTCACTCCCCTTAAGTGAGGATGAAAAGTGGTCACCCAAGAAGAGGCAGCGGCTCCAACAAGGCTCCCCACCAAAGGCAGATGAGGGCAGGGATCCTTGCGGTGGGATGGGAGAGACCCTGTGGGATGTGGCATCTCCCATAGAGAAGAAACAGCGAAAGGTGTTGGCTATTGATCTGGAAGACTTTTCCACAACCCAAGTGCCA GAGGTTCCACAAAGATGCTCCCCTTTACAAAGGCCTGCCTTGCTTCCGTCCAAAAAACTCCTCCAGTCCTCATTTGGGAATGAGACCAAAGTTTCCTGGTCAAGAAACAGACAGGATAGCACTGTGTGCAG ATCCCTTCTGCCTAAGCTGGGTTCTCGTCCCTGTAAAGAACCTCAGGAACAGTTGGCTCCCATGTGCCAGAAGTTGGGGGAACATAGACTCTCCCCCCCTCGCTGCCGTGAGTCAGAGCGCTTGCAAGCCAAGAGGCAGCGCCTGCAGAATGGAGTCCCTCTTataaatgggagagagggaacacGGGCCACTCCAGAAGAGGAGGCTCATCGGCCAATTCCCACTTTGGAGGATTGTCAGTTGACCCAAGCCCAG CAGGATGCTGGTGTTGGCCAGGAGCTTCTGGAGAACTTTCCACCTCCCTGCAG GAGTGATCATCGAGAATTGCCTCATCTGCCATCAAGCATGAAAACGCCAGTGTCTTCAGATCTACATGACCAGGAGCATCACACAG gTCCGTCCTCTGAAACATCCAGTTCTACCTCGGTTTCGACCCTCTTGCGTCCGTCCATGGTCCCGCATTTCAGGCCCTGGGGCTTGGCCCCAGTCTTCCAAAGCATGCGTTCGAAACTGGAAGCCTTTGCCGAGATCTTCTTCAGCCCGTCCAAACCATCCCTGCCGCCCATTGAAAGATCTCCGTCCCCATCACCGTGTCCTCCAGCAAATGGGGACGAAGCGGCAACAACTCCGTCGGCCACCCCTCGCCCGGGAGTCAATATCGAGGTGAAAATTGCCATTTCTGAACCACGTCCCCGCAAGAGGAGCTCTTGCCacgaagaagagagagaagaagctgACCGCCTGGTGGTGAGCGGGAGGCCCCCCATCCGCCAGTGGCGCTTGAGCCAAGGGGAGCCGGCTCCACAGCCCCACCTTGGACGTAGCTACTCCTGCCCTGATTTTCCTAGAGCCTGCTCTTGGCAAAGTGTCTCTTCGGTGCTTTCTCCATTGTTGCAGCTGCGGCAACGCCGACACACGGTTTGCAGTCTGGAAGTATCTCGAGAACTGGACCATCCCACACTGCCCTGCCTGCGTAAGGAAGTGTACCCCTTCAGCAGCCCCCCTGCCCGCCTCTTGCCACGACCCTTGGTTCATACCACCTACTGTGATCCTTCCTCCTACTCTTCCCTGGCACCATCCTGCTGTCATGAACCTGACCCGGCACATCCCAG GAAGGCCTCCCTCTCCCCAGATGGTGGGCAAAAGGTACCTGCGGTTGGCCTAGATATGGTTGCATCAGAGCCGTTGATGCTTTCAGAAGATGAAACGAAG GGGTCCCAAGAGAACACATTAGAAAAAGTGTCCTGCATAAGAATCCGCAAGACCCCAGCCAGGCATCAAGCCAATCTCACCCCCATGGGGCTTCCCCGTCCAGTCAG gCTGAACAAGAAGGTGTTCAGTCTGGAGGAGATCTACACAAACAAGAACTATCATACACCTACAGAGAAGAG ATCATTTGAGACCATATTTGAGGTACCACTGGAACGCAAGGGAACCCTTGTCTTCACCAGCCAACGCAAGCTGAAGAGGGCAATTCAGTTCCAGGAGGTGGGCCTTCCCCGTAAGCAACGCAAACCCCATCTCCGGAAGGGACTTAGGGCAAAGGGAAAACCTGCCCAGTCCCAGTCCGCTAAAGTGGAGGAGTTGCTACAGCAAAAACTAGCTGAACTGCATTACCTCTCGGAGGAGGAAGAGTGTTGA
- the PRR14 gene encoding proline-rich protein 14 isoform X2, producing MECTSNGGCSRLSTSEMTTRRRKIIFRRTAEEEGTPARLREPLDRGRDSLPLSEDEKWSPKKRQRLQQGSPPKADEGRDPCGGMGETLWDVASPIEKKQRKVLAIDLEDFSTTQVPEVPQRCSPLQRPALLPSKKLLQSSFGNETKVSWSRNRQDSTVCRSLLPKLGSRPCKEPQEQLAPMCQKLGEHRLSPPRCRESERLQAKRQRLQNGVPLINGREGTRATPEEEAHRPIPTLEDCQLTQAQDAGVGQELLENFPPPCRSDHRELPHLPSSMKTPVSSDLHDQEHHTGPSSETSSSTSVSTLLRPSMVPHFRPWGLAPVFQSMRSKLEAFAEIFFSPSKPSLPPIERSPSPSPCPPANGDEAATTPSATPRPGVNIEVKIAISEPRPRKRSSCHEEEREEADRLVVSGRPPIRQWRLSQGEPAPQPHLGRSYSCPDFPRACSWQSVSSVLSPLLQLRQRRHTVCSLEVSRELDHPTLPCLRKEVYPFSSPPARLLPRPLVHTTYCDPSSYSSLAPSCCHEPDPAHPRKASLSPDGGQKVPAVGLDMVASEPLMLSEDETKGSQENTLEKVSCIRIRKTPARHQANLTPMGLPRPVRLNKKVFSLEEIYTNKNYHTPTEKRSFETIFEVPLERKGTLVFTSQRKLKRAIQFQEVGLPRKQRKPHLRKGLRAKGKPAQSQSAKVEELLQQKLAELHYLSEEEEC from the exons ATGGAATGCACCTCTAATGGGGGTTGTTCACGATTGTCCACTTCTGAGATGACAACCAGGCGACGAAAAATCATATTCAG GCGTACAGCTGAGGAGGAGGGGACCCCTGCACGTCTTCGGGAGCCCCTGGACAGAGGCAGAGACTCACTCCCCTTAAGTGAGGATGAAAAGTGGTCACCCAAGAAGAGGCAGCGGCTCCAACAAGGCTCCCCACCAAAGGCAGATGAGGGCAGGGATCCTTGCGGTGGGATGGGAGAGACCCTGTGGGATGTGGCATCTCCCATAGAGAAGAAACAGCGAAAGGTGTTGGCTATTGATCTGGAAGACTTTTCCACAACCCAAGTGCCA GAGGTTCCACAAAGATGCTCCCCTTTACAAAGGCCTGCCTTGCTTCCGTCCAAAAAACTCCTCCAGTCCTCATTTGGGAATGAGACCAAAGTTTCCTGGTCAAGAAACAGACAGGATAGCACTGTGTGCAG ATCCCTTCTGCCTAAGCTGGGTTCTCGTCCCTGTAAAGAACCTCAGGAACAGTTGGCTCCCATGTGCCAGAAGTTGGGGGAACATAGACTCTCCCCCCCTCGCTGCCGTGAGTCAGAGCGCTTGCAAGCCAAGAGGCAGCGCCTGCAGAATGGAGTCCCTCTTataaatgggagagagggaacacGGGCCACTCCAGAAGAGGAGGCTCATCGGCCAATTCCCACTTTGGAGGATTGTCAGTTGACCCAAGCCCAG GATGCTGGTGTTGGCCAGGAGCTTCTGGAGAACTTTCCACCTCCCTGCAG GAGTGATCATCGAGAATTGCCTCATCTGCCATCAAGCATGAAAACGCCAGTGTCTTCAGATCTACATGACCAGGAGCATCACACAG gTCCGTCCTCTGAAACATCCAGTTCTACCTCGGTTTCGACCCTCTTGCGTCCGTCCATGGTCCCGCATTTCAGGCCCTGGGGCTTGGCCCCAGTCTTCCAAAGCATGCGTTCGAAACTGGAAGCCTTTGCCGAGATCTTCTTCAGCCCGTCCAAACCATCCCTGCCGCCCATTGAAAGATCTCCGTCCCCATCACCGTGTCCTCCAGCAAATGGGGACGAAGCGGCAACAACTCCGTCGGCCACCCCTCGCCCGGGAGTCAATATCGAGGTGAAAATTGCCATTTCTGAACCACGTCCCCGCAAGAGGAGCTCTTGCCacgaagaagagagagaagaagctgACCGCCTGGTGGTGAGCGGGAGGCCCCCCATCCGCCAGTGGCGCTTGAGCCAAGGGGAGCCGGCTCCACAGCCCCACCTTGGACGTAGCTACTCCTGCCCTGATTTTCCTAGAGCCTGCTCTTGGCAAAGTGTCTCTTCGGTGCTTTCTCCATTGTTGCAGCTGCGGCAACGCCGACACACGGTTTGCAGTCTGGAAGTATCTCGAGAACTGGACCATCCCACACTGCCCTGCCTGCGTAAGGAAGTGTACCCCTTCAGCAGCCCCCCTGCCCGCCTCTTGCCACGACCCTTGGTTCATACCACCTACTGTGATCCTTCCTCCTACTCTTCCCTGGCACCATCCTGCTGTCATGAACCTGACCCGGCACATCCCAG GAAGGCCTCCCTCTCCCCAGATGGTGGGCAAAAGGTACCTGCGGTTGGCCTAGATATGGTTGCATCAGAGCCGTTGATGCTTTCAGAAGATGAAACGAAG GGGTCCCAAGAGAACACATTAGAAAAAGTGTCCTGCATAAGAATCCGCAAGACCCCAGCCAGGCATCAAGCCAATCTCACCCCCATGGGGCTTCCCCGTCCAGTCAG gCTGAACAAGAAGGTGTTCAGTCTGGAGGAGATCTACACAAACAAGAACTATCATACACCTACAGAGAAGAG ATCATTTGAGACCATATTTGAGGTACCACTGGAACGCAAGGGAACCCTTGTCTTCACCAGCCAACGCAAGCTGAAGAGGGCAATTCAGTTCCAGGAGGTGGGCCTTCCCCGTAAGCAACGCAAACCCCATCTCCGGAAGGGACTTAGGGCAAAGGGAAAACCTGCCCAGTCCCAGTCCGCTAAAGTGGAGGAGTTGCTACAGCAAAAACTAGCTGAACTGCATTACCTCTCGGAGGAGGAAGAGTGTTGA